A window of Theileria parva strain Muguga chromosome 4 map unlocalized ctg_529, whole genome shotgun sequence genomic DNA:
CTACTATTAACATTTCTACTACTGTTAACATTTCTACTACTGTTAACATTTCTACTACTGTTAACAGTGGTGTTTGGTGTGTTGGTATTGTGAATGGGATCGAAGTTGAGATCATTGTGAGTGTTATGAGTGAAAAGAGAACATTGTTCACACTGTGGTGAGATCCACTTGGGTAAGTACCAGTCGAGAATAACAATGGAAGAGTTATGTCCTTCTACGGCTTCTCTTAAACTTATGATTGGCTGGGATTTGAAgatttttttaaagaaaaaggagtttaacaaaaatttaagtaaaagtgtaaaaaagttaTAAACCAACTTTAAAAACGATAAGGAACTTTGTAGTCGATTTTTATACAGAAATGATTTGTACAACAGTTCCAGGCGGCAGTAGATGAGTAGGAAAAGCCACTGCAACTTTGAGCTAAATAAGTATAGCGTGGGTTTATAAGTTTTTCCTACAGATTTGAACTTGTTAAGGAGTGAGGGTAAGTCTGGCCCGGTGTAATAGGCGCAAACAGGCGAAACGCAGAAAATCTCGTAATAAAGCCAGAATAAAAAAACTGAAATAAAGCAAGAATATAATGGGAAAGTGTCATTATTTATCCATTTGGGGAAGAGTAGTCTGTAATTCCGACGTAGTAAACGGAGGAAACGGAGATTATACCCACGGTTCAATATCTCCAAAGCGTAATATCTTATACCAACCAACATTCTCACACATAGTAAGATCGTtaaaaactattttacaccaGTTAAATCCATTAAAATAGTtgaaattaacattttacgTTAAATTTCATATTAAAcgagaatttaaaattaaagtttaaaaattgtaaaaattaaatttttcctttttaaaaatgagattgataaaataaaacaaattacCAACAGAATAATGCTATGGTGcttgaaaatgaatttattttaaaagttaaGAAACAATtgatgataaattttaaaaaattaaaattttcatttatttttcttttAGTTTGAGggaaattgatttaaattatggCCTGGTtcgtttaatttttattcttacACAGTAATTATCGTTTATTTTTGTGAATTTGGCTTTGTGGCTGAAATTTGTGTAGGAATTTTTTAACGGGTCTTTTTGACGGGAATAGAAGCAAAGGTGTTACTTTCTACGACGATAAACTTCCCTCTCCGCCTTCCTGCGGAGGATTAGTACCGCCGCCAGGTATCCCAAACTCTTTAAACTTGCTGTATTATCCCTTCAGAACCCCCGAAAACACTTAAAAACAAATCTTACGATAAATCTTTCGATGCCGCCAATTTTGAATTCAAAGGCTTCACACCGCCGCCCAAATCTGACAGTATCTCAACACTcataacattattttatctttatttacattattttatctctATTTACGTTATTTTACGTAATTTTATCTTAACTTGTTTGAATTTGTTTGTAGGTGATACGAATTACGATTCTAAGGATTATTCAGATTTCTTGTACCACAACTTAGttaactaaataactaacaatttgttaataattgttagaTTAACGGATAAATCGAGGAGTTTGTATAATAGGCCGTCGGAGATTGTTGATAGATTATTCAAGAGTCCCAGGGCTAAGAACTGTTACGAGAGTATAAAACTGGGCTGGAAAATGGTAATTACGCTATGAATTAACTCATTTAGGGCGGCGCCGTTGGCGGCATTTTCGGCACTCTCACCGGCGTCTACGCCGCTCTCAAACATCGCAGTCTCGTCATCATTCCAATCTCCACTGTATACAACTTTCTATACTctctatactatttattctATTTCTATACTTTCTATACTATTTCTATACTTATTGTATTACTGTTGTGTTAATTTGTGTAGATTGGAGGTGCAGTGAGTTTTGGATTTTTTCTGGGTAATTAGCGGGagagttaaaattttttaggcTGCGGAATGATCGTCAGATGTTAATTCTCACTAATGTACTAACTACAATGTTTTATTAGATTAGTTATTGGGTTGGTTAGGTTTAACATCTTCTTGAGCGATGGACTTGAGTAGTGTGTCGACTTTGTCGTTGTTTAGCATTTCAACAAAGGGCTCAAATTCGCCAGTCTCGCCCTTGGACAGGACGCCAACTTCGATTTTATCCGCCTGCGGCGTTGAAGAATCCATCGCCTTCGTCAACACTCGTATCGCCAATCTCACCGCCTGCTCCAACGTTAAATCCTCTTTCCACTCCTGTACAACattatattagttattgTGTAATCTACGTAACTAAGTGTGtgtgtaaagtgtgtaagaatgtgtaagtgtgtaaaaatgtgtaagtgtgtaaaaatgtgtaaagtgtgtaaaaatgtgtaagtgtgtaaaaatgtgtaagtgtgtaaaaatgtgtaagtgtgtaaaaatgtgtaagtgtgtaaaaatgtgtaaatattgtaaaaagtGTGTGTAGAATTTGAATACTTGTTTGAGAATGGATTGTGCGGATTGGCTGTTCATTCCGATAGCGGTTGCTTTCCAGCCAGAGTAATTCCCGGATGGGTCGGTGTGGTAGAGTTGGAACCCCAAATTCTCATCCCAGCCCCCAAACAAAAAACTCACACCAAACGGCCTTAACCCTCCAAATTGCGTGTAACTCTacaaacattaaatattacacagttaacCAAGTAAATAATGACCAAGTTAACCACATTACTAAGTAAATTACTATGTTAACCAAGTAAATAATGACTAAGTTAACCACATAGTAATGAGTAAACTAAGTGAATGGGTGGAGACTTGTTTGAGATCGCAGATTTGTATGATGTGTTGTTCGATGGATTGTGGTTCACCGTATGAGTATCGATGTCTTTGTGCGTATAATTTGCACATGTTGATGAGTACGTTGGCGTCTGCGGTGAGTCCTGCGACCGCGCAGAATATGTGCGAGTCAAGTTTGTACAGCTTCTCATTGATTTTCCCAGGGTCAAGTAGTTTAGAGCTGATAGGTTTATCAGCTACCAGGACAACGCCAGAACTGCATAAAACGCCAACGGTAAGACTGGCATTATTTATAGCTTCAAGAGCATATTCAACTTGATATAAACGCCCTTCGGGAGAGAAGGTCGTAGTACGAGAATCGTACCGTCTGgacattattaattaaaaaagaaTCATTTAATTGTAAACCGAGGACTgaattggtaaaaaattattcacagGTAGTTAATTGCACAGGCTGTGTCGACAAAATAACATACTTTATACCAAatggaataatttaaatgatttacaagaggaattaataaatattaataaataaatattaattttataagtattaatttacaaaccCCCATCTATTATTGTTTAtatcataaatttaatacatttttaaaattatttttagtcaaggaatttggaaattttttacaccttCCTGCAAgttattgtaaatttttcGGTTAAATAAGTTTTAAACATACgaaaaattgataaaataattattgaaaattacaaaatattgttgaaataattattgaaaattCCAAAAAATTGCTAAAATAACTATTGAAATTTCCAAAATTGTGATAAAATTGTGATAATGAGTTATGATAGAGCGATAACGATTTTTAGCCCTGACGGGCATTTGATGCAGGTGGAGTATGCGATGGAGGCTGTAAAAAGGGGCGGGTGTGTCGTGGGCGTTAAATCCAACGACGCCGTAGTCATCGCCGCTGAAAGGAAAAGCACAACCAAACTTCAAGATCCCAGGTAGAATCATTCCACCTTACAactgtaaatattatttacgtAGGTGTAATAAGAAGATATTACAATTGGATGAGAATTTAGCCTTGGCTTTCGCCGGTCTTAACGCTGACGCCAGAGTATTAGCCAACAAGGTAATTCACCTAGCCATTAGTCGTGAGTTGacaatattactattttgTAGACGAGATTGGAGTGTCAGAGGTATAAGCTTAATATGGACGAAGCCGCCAGTGTCGGATACATCGCCAAATACATCGCAAGATTACAACAAGTTTCTTCTCATACCCTTTTTTGGCCTTAATTACCTCTTAATTAgctttattttacccttaatttaCCTCTATTTTAGTCCTATTTTAGGCTTAAAATACTCATTTTTTAGTCATTTTAGCTCTATTTAGTAGTAATTTATACCTATTTTACGCCTTAATTACCCcttaattatctttattttacgCCTTAATTACCCcttaattatctttattttacgCCTTAATTACCCcttaattatctttattttacgCCTTAATTACCCcttaattatctttattttacccttaattagCGTTATTTTACGCTTATTTTACCCgtatttagtgttattttacccgtaattagtgttattttacgCCTTAATTACCCcttaattatctttattttacgCTTATTTTGGCcttaattattgttattttacccttaattaccTCTTAGTTACCTGTTAGTTAGCTATAAATGATTAATATGgtaataatagtgttgTAGAAATACACGCATAAGGGCGGTGTTCGTTTGTTTGGGGTTTCGTTGTTAATTGTTGGATTTGATTATAACGGGAAACCGGCGCTCTTCCAAACTGAACCCTCCGGAATCTACTCATCCTGGAAAGCACAGTCCATAGGCAAAAACTCCAAAGTAATTTCTAACCCATTTTTACTGTTATATATACTTTTGTTCTCCCCTCCGGGAGGACTATACTTTAgataaatagttaaatagtTGTATAGTtgtatagttatatagttgtatagttaaataGTTGTATGGTTATGGTATTGAGAATGTGTTAGCATGTGCAAGAGTATTTGGAGAAGAATTACAAGGATGATTTGAGTAGTGACGAGGCAGTGATGTTGGCGGTTAAGGCGTTGTTTGAGGTGGTGGAGGTGTCGGCAAAGAGTCTGGAATTGGCGGTTTTAGTGCCAGGAGGCATGAAAATCCTGGAGGAGTCCGCGCTCGAAAAAATCGTAGAAAAGTTAAACGCCGAGAAAATGGAATCAGCCCAAATTTAACTCCGGGAAAATGGAATCATAGCCAAATTTAACGCTGGGAAAATGGAATCATAGCCAAATTTAACGCTGGGAAAATGGAATCATAGCCCCAGTTAAACGCTTTTAACATCagtaaaactaatttaataacttttcatgataaaattaatttatcaaggGTAAAAATTGGATCTTATGAGCCCTCACTACAGGGTTGTGGTCACTATAAATTTCACGTAAAAGTTGAAATTTTTTCCAACTTGTTGTTAGGAATGAGATTGTGTTATAAATGAACAGTTGATGGAAATTGTTAGTAAAATTCCAGTCCCTGACTTAATTAAGTTAGAGTCCTCGCTATGCTTCGGACTAACGCCGTTTGAGGTGCTTAGAAGGCCCAGAACTATTGATTTTGAGAGTTTTGAGCACTTTGAAACGACTTTAAATAACTCTGGGCTTCGAGAGGAGCTCACCTGCGCAATTTGCTCCGGGATCATCTCGAAATGCGTCGTCATCAAAACTTGCCTTCACAGATTCTGCTCAAATTGTATAGAAAAATGCGTCCGAGTCGGGTAATCTCGTAGATATTTCAGCTTTTCCATTTTACACGcaaattattcacatttttacgCCCAGCGCCCCTAGTCACATTTGTATTACCAATTTTTCCGCtaaatgtttaatttatatggAAAATTTCATGTGAtaaaagttaataatttgttttagCACGAGAGGATGCCCGAAATGTAGGAAACACGTGCCATCTCGAAGATTCTTCAGGACCGATCCCATCTACGACTCACTAATCTCAAGAATCATCACCAACGTCGAGGTAACTCAAATTAATCATCTCATTCCACTcaaatttcaaatattcAACTTAATATCCATTTTTAAACTCCAATTTCAATATTCAACCGGTGATAAAAAGTGTGTAGGTGTTTGAGGAGTTGAGTGATACCTTTACAATGGCTATAAATAAAGGTAAGAATGGGcctaaattttcattttagGGATGAAAAATGATCCCACAATTAATACAATTCGGTCAAAATACCTCAACGAGAATCCCACCATTCGCATCGATCACCTCAAACAAGGTTCCACACAATACAATAATCCCCAAGATATTTACCAATTATCTATACTATGCTTGATTTGGCCCTGATTTCCCCCTCCGGGGGACTTGATACCCTAACCAATACTCAATAACTTAACTAATACTCAATAACTTAACTAATACTCAATAACTTAACTAATACCTGAGATATTTATACTACTGTACTTATAACACTAAGTGATATGAATAGTTGGAGAATTGCATGAGGGAGATTTTTCGTTGGAGAGTAAGTTTGATAATAAGGTTTACGTGCGGGAGGTAAAAGAGAAACGCCGTgaagtgttaaaattaatgcCCAAATCGCCACATTATACCAAATTACCCTTCAAAATCATCTCCGATGATACACTACCGCAAATCATACCAAACCTCGTTTCTACCCTTTTTTTACTCTTCTTAGTTATTCTCTTCTTAGTTACTCTCTCCATAGTTAGTGTATTATAGTTACTGTGTTACTGGGTTGTATGTGGTTAATTTTAcgatttaaaaaaattaatggaTGAAACAGATGAGATGTGACGGTAGTGTAACGATATATCAATTATACTTTTACGTTAAATCGGCGTTGAAGCTGAGTCGGAATtcaaaaatgtgtatatacTTGAAGGTAATTCCTGATTATCTACGTTTTTTCAGGACCACGATTTCATACCCTCACTCAATGTCACACTGGCACTCTTAAGAAATATCGTTAGTTTCCAATACTACTAACTATTAGTTAATCATGATAAAGAGGGTGtaacaaatttttagaCGTATACGATGTCGCATGAGatacttaatatatattacgGATCATGTCACTTGAAATTATAAAGTGTAAATGTTATCTTGTATATTTGTTAAGCTCTTCTGTTAGTGATTGTATGTGTTTAATTAACGTATTGTACATTGCACAGGAATTGATTATCAACTGCGAATTCTGAGTCTCCAAAAGATTTATTTTTCGCTCCAAATCCTTAATCCGAGAACTACACAAATTAGTACAACAGAGAGTTTCTGTAGTAGAATTTGTATCTGTAGTAGAATTTGTATCTGTAGTAGAATGTGTTTCTATGGTAGAATGTGTTTCAATTGAGGAATGTCGTCTGGTTTTTATGTCATCAAAAGTATTTACGGATTTAAGATTAGGATGGGAAATAGTTTCAGAAAATTCTTGAGAATTGaaagaatttaatttttcatttttaaatgataaatctGGGCCTGAAATGGAACAATCTTTTCCTGAAAAATCCGAATCTAATCCTGAAAAATCCAAATCTAGGCCTGAATATAATGAAAAGGCTTCAGAATCCGCAAGAGAGTCTGATAAAGATAAAGATTCCAAAAGTTCCACACCCTTTCGTAAAGATTCCTCATTTTCCATTACAATCCcattttacaaataataaaataatataattataaaataatataataaaattataaaataaagtaaaatgGTGAAATGTGTAGTAGTGAGATTAGTGAGGGCGTATTTTTCTGGATTTGCGTTTGGGTTTGATTTTGGCTCTTCTGTTATCTTGTTTCATTCTGCGATCAACGTGTTTTAAAACCTTCCTGGCGCCTTTGCCTGAGGATTTGCCGGATTTGCTCTGTTTACTGAGTTTACCGACATTTGCTCTTCTGGAAATGACATAGACCTTTTGACGCCTTGTGGATTGTATTTTCTTAAGTCCCCTGAGTAGTTTTTTAGGATTCTCAGTGCTCTCGCGGTCATTTGAGATGGCTTCAATTTTAGGTAAAATGCTCCTGAGTCGCTTCTTGGCCCTTTGAGCTTTTCTATGTTTCGCTTCCAGAACCTTCTTTATGGGCCGATTTTTCAGCTCTAAAAGCTTCTGTTTGTATTTTTTCACCAGCTCCTTTGTCACTGGGTACTGAGGCTTATTGTGCTTATTTTCATCCTCCACAAACCAACTTGGCAAATCCTCGTCAGTAAACGTTCTTTTATTATACGCGCCGTCAATCAGCGCCATCCTCGTCTTCTTATTTATCATCAGTGAACCCAACGCCTGGAACTCTGCTAACTTCTCCGGATCACCCAGTAGCTCCTCCCGCTCAGAATTTGATATCGCAGGCACTACTCTCATCTCCACATTCTCCTCAGACGGATTGGATAGTTTTAGTCTCTCCTCAGACGGATTGGATAGTTTTGGTTTGTCAGAATTTTCAACTCGGTCCTGTTTGGGTGGTTTCCCGTATTTTCCCTGATTGTTTGTTTGGAGAGTGAAAATATCATTATCAAACCATCGTTTTGTGACTAAATCATCTAAAGCTTCAGAGTTGTCGAAATCTCCATCTAAAGGTTCAGAGTTGTCGAAATCTGCATCAGATTCCTCATCGGACTGTGTGGAATCTGTAAATTGTTCATTAGTATGCGTAACTTCAGCTTCGtattgtaatttattaatgaaCTGTTTTAGTTCATTTGATTGTTctaatttatgtttttgCTTCTTTGATAGTTTTACGTGTTTCGGGTTCTCCTGAGCATTCAACTTGTCAAGTGAATGCCTCACCTCCAAATCAACTTCCATTTTCATCAATCTACTCATCTCATCTTCCAAATCATCCAATTCATCTGATGGTTCATCTGACGGTTCAGTGTCACTCTGTGCATCCGATCCTATGTCACTCTGTACATCCGATCCTATGTCACTCTGTACATCCGATCCTATGTCACTCTGTACATCCGATCCTATGTCACTCTGTACATCCGATTGAAGATCACTCTGTAGATCCGATCCCCGGTCACTGTGTGCGGGAGATTCAACATTTGAGTGTGACTGGGATAATTCAGTGAGAGattctaaatttaatgattcAAGGCTGAATAAGTCAGGATCTGGTCCTACGAATGTTGAGCTAGTGCCGGGCTTTAACTTCTTTAGCATTTTTCTCTGTTTCCGCTCCAGACGTCTCTTCTcttgaattattttactctttaACTTTTTATCCAATGAAAGCACTGAGGAATCAACGGCTTCAGGGTCAATCTCCACTGATTCATTACTCGTAGATTTACTACTGGTAGATTTATTACTTGTAGATTTATCACTCGTAGATTTATTACTTGTAGATTTTGTCTCTGCTACTGACTCATCCTCGGGTTTCAGGGATTCTGATTGTTCACTTGATTTCCTGTTTAGTGACGGGATTGAGTTGATAAGTTTAAATCTCCATTTGAGCAGTGATTGGAGGTCAGATTTCCCAGCGACTTTAAGGTCTGAGCAAAGTAACTTAATCTCCTCAGTCGTCAACGGACTCTCCTCCACCATAGATAACACATCATCATCTCCAATAGTACCCGTAGTACTGTTAATACTactgttaacactattGTGATTACTGTTAATACAATTGTGAGTAGTGGTGAAGAGAAGTTTATTGTGTGTGACGAGAATGGTTGCGGGTTCTTTGGATTTGAGAAAGTCGATGACGCTAATTTCAGAGTAAATTGCGCCATCGTAGCCTTCACGGTTCGTTTTCTTCTGCTCCTTGAGGAGTTGATTTAGTGTTTTAGGTGCTTGATTCTTAGTTTTAGCGCTTTTATCATCTTCAATACTCAGCGGCGTGTTAGAGCTTTGGAATACAAAATCCGCGTTAAAAAGCCGTGGGTCAATGAGTTTAAGTGATTTAAATCCGATACAAACTGCGAAAATCTCCGCTGATACGTTTCTGCTACTCTGAGGCTTTGTCACTTTTACTCTTTCAAAACAGTTTCCCAACATCCAGACCAACGAGTTGTAGTCTGAGGATCTGAAAACCTTAGTCACGAAGATTCCACCCTTCCTAAGTAAACTACAGGCCAACTTGGCCGCTGTTAACACCAAAACGTTCTGATTAAACGCATCCAAATTCCAGTTACAACCCATGTTCGGTGATCCATCATGCAATACCACATCCACACTCAAACCCTAATACAACCATTATACTAGTTAAAGGGTATTATACTAGTTAAAGGGTATTATACTAGTTAAAGGGTATTATACTAGTTAAAGGGTATTATACTACTtataacactattatactagtTAAAGGGTATTATACTAGTTAAAGGGTATTATACTACTtataacactattatactagtTAAAGGGTATTATACTAGTTAAAGGGTATTATTTATGGTATAAAACTAGATGATAGTGTGAAAGATACGTTGAGTTGGTTGGTGATGAGTGAGTGGCATTTGGGAGTCCTGATATCAGCTTGGAATGTGATAACGCCTTTAATTGGTTTGATTGGCACTAGATCAACGCCTATGATAGTGCTAGAAACTGGTAACTGATTTGACGCTACTTGGAGCCAACCACCTGGAGCGGCACATAAATCAACCAAAAcactaaaaaaatattaaatccacaaaataaatatatcaaattggtaaataatttgttgaataatttgttgaataGATTGTTGGATAGATTGTTATGGGAGATACTTGCAATTTTGGAAGATATTGAACTTTTTTGCCAATTGTATGATTTTAAATGCA
This region includes:
- the spb1 gene encoding Spb1 domain protein, whose amino-acid sequence is MKTKTKTGKNRLDKYYHLAKEHGYRSRSAFKIIQLAKKFNIFQNCNVLVDLCAAPGGWLQVASNQLPVSSTIIGVDLVPIKPIKGVITFQADIRTPKCHSLITNQLNGLSVDVVLHDGSPNMGCNWNLDAFNQNVLVLTAAKLACSLLRKGGIFVTKVFRSSDYNSLVWMLGNCFERVKVTKPQSSRNVSAEIFAVCIGFKSLKLIDPRLFNADFVFQSSNTPLSIEDDKSAKTKNQAPKTLNQLLKEQKKTNREGYDGAIYSEISVIDFLKSKEPATILVTHNKLLFTTTHNCINSNHNSVNSSINSTTGTIGDDDVLSMVEESPLTTEEIKLLCSDLKVAGKSDLQSLLKWRFKLINSIPSLNRKSSEQSESLKPEDESVAETKSTSNKSTSDKSTSNKSTSSKSTSNESVEIDPEAVDSSVLSLDKKLKSKIIQEKRRLERKQRKMLKKLKPGTSSTFVGPDPDLFSLESLNLESLTELSQSHSNVESPAHSDRGSDLQSDLQSDVQSDIGSDVQSDIGSDVQSDIGSDVQSDIGSDAQSDTEPSDEPSDELDDLEDEMSRLMKMEVDLEVRHSLDKLNAQENPKHVKLSKKQKHKLEQSNELKQFINKLQYEAEVTHTNEQFTDSTQSDEESDADFDNSEPLDGDFDNSEALDDLVTKRWFDNDIFTLQTNNQGKYGKPPKQDRVENSDKPKLSNPSEERLKLSNPSEENVEMRVVPAISNSEREELLGDPEKLAEFQALGSLMINKKTRMALIDGAYNKRTFTDEDLPSWFVEDENKHNKPQYPVTKELVKKYKQKLLELKNRPIKKVLEAKHRKAQRAKKRLRSILPKIEAISNDRESTENPKKLLRGLKKIQSTRRQKVYVISRRANVGKLSKQSKSGKSSGKGARKVLKHVDRRMKQDNRRAKIKPKRKSRKIRPH
- the psmA7 gene encoding Proteasome subunit alpha type-7-B; translation: MSYDRAITIFSPDGHLMQVEYAMEAVKRGGCVVGVKSNDAVVIAAERKSTTKLQDPRCNKKILQLDENLALAFAGLNADARVLANKTRLECQRYKLNMDEAASVGYIAKYIARLQQKYTHKGGVRLFGVSLLIVGFDYNGKPALFQTEPSGIYSSWKAQSIGKNSKHVQEYLEKNYKDDLSSDEAVMLAVKALFEVVEVSAKSLELAVLVPGGMKILEESALEKIVEKLNAEKMESAQI
- the PAC1 gene encoding Proteasome subunit alpha type-4-A; translated protein: MSRRYDSRTTTFSPEGRLYQVEYALEAINNASLTVGVLCSSGVVLVADKPISSKLLDPGKINEKLYKLDSHIFCAVAGLTADANVLINMCKLYAQRHRYSYGEPQSIEQHIIQICDLKQSYTQFGGLRPFGVSFLFGGWDENLGFQLYHTDPSGNYSGWKATAIGMNSQSAQSILKQEWKEDLTLEQAVRLAIRVLTKAMDSSTPQADKIEVGVLSKGETGEFEPFVEMLNNDKVDTLLKSIAQEDVKPNQPNN
- the RING1A gene encoding RING finger protein 5; this translates as MEIVSKIPVPDLIKLESSLCFGLTPFEVLRRPRTIDFESFEHFETTLNNSGLREELTCAICSGIISKCVVIKTCLHRFCSNCIEKCVRVGTRGCPKCRKHVPSRRFFRTDPIYDSLISRIITNVEVFEELSDTFTMAINKGMKNDPTINTIRSKYLNENPTIRIDHLKQVGELHEGDFSLESKFDNKVYVREVKEKRREVLKLMPKSPHYTKLPFKIISDDTLPQIIPNLMRCDGSVTIYQLYFYVKSALKLSRNSKMCIYLKDHDFIPSLNVTLALLRNITYTMSHEILNIYYGSCHLKL